A stretch of DNA from Myxococcota bacterium:
TCATTATCAGACAGGCCTGAGCTTGAAGTGATGGTGATGCGTTGTTCTTTGTTTGTTGCGCGGTCTTTGGCGGACACATGTACGATACCGTTGGCGTCGATATCAAAGGTCACTTCGATTTGCGGCATACCGCGAGGTGCTGGGGGGATGCCTTCTAGGTGGAAACGGCCCAGGGTTCTATTGTCCCTGGCCATATCGCGCTCGCCTTGGAGGCAGTGCACTTCCACGGAAGTTTGGCTGTCAGCTGCCGTTGAAAACACTTCTGACTTCTTGGTCGGAATGGTCGTGTTTCTTGGAATCAACACAGTGGTTACGCCGCCTAAGGTTTCAATACCAAGGCTTAGAGGTGTGACGTCCAAAAGCAGCATGTCTTTCACGTCACCAGCGAGTACGCCTGCTTGAACAGCAGCGCCCAAAGCAACCACTTCGTCTGGGTTAACGGAACGATTAGGCTCTTTGCCGAAGAATTCTTTGACGACTTCTTGAACGCGCGGTGAACGAGTAGAGCCCCCCACCAAAACCACTTCATGGATATCGCTTACTTTCAGTTTAGCGTCAGCCAGAGCTTTTTTCAGAGGCTCGAGAGTTTTTTGAATCAAAGGCTCCAGCAATTGATCCAGCTTAGCGCGCGTCATCTTAATGTTAAGATGCTTAGGGCCCGAGGCGTCAGCGGTCAAAAATGGCAAGCTAACTTCGGTTTCTTTCACGCTGGAAAGCTCGATTTTAGCTTTTTCAGCAGCTTCTTTGAGGCGCTGCATCACCATCTTATCTTTAGAAATATCAATGCCGGTGTCTTTTTTGAATTCGCCGTTTAGATATTGGATAATGACGTTGTCAAAATCGTCACCGCCCAAATGGGTGTCGCCGTTGGTGGAAATAACTTCAACCACATTTTGGCCTACTTCCAAAATGGAAATATCGAAAGTACCACCGCCTAAATCGTAAACAGCGATTTTTTCTTCGCTTTTTTTATCCATCCCGTAGGCAAGGGCTGCAGCGGTTGGCTCGTTGACAATACGCTTGACGTCTAGACCTGCAATCTTACCTGCGTCGCGGGTAGCCTGGCGCTGCGAATCGTTGAAATACGCAGGAACAGTAATCACTGCTTCAGTGACTTCTTGGCCCAAATAAGCCTCAGCAGCTCTTTTAAGCTTTTGCAAAACTTTGGCTGAAACTTCTGGTGGCGTCACTGTGCCGTTTTGAACTTTAAATCCAATACCACCATTATCAGTTTTAACGCTGTTGAATGGGTGCTTTTGGATTTCGCCTTGGCTTTCATCGAAACGGTGTCCAATGAAGCGCTTGGCTGAAAAAATAGTATTTTCTGGATTGGTGATGGCTTGGCGTTTGGCGGATTGACCGACCAAGATTTCGCCATCTTTGGTATAGCCAACAACCGAAGGGGTGGTTCGCGCACCTTCTTCGTTAGCGATAACAACAGGCTCGCCGCCTTCCATAATTGCGACCACGGAGTTCGTGGTGCCTAGATCGATTCCAATGATTTTTCCCATGTGATGAAACTCCTCGTTTTAGTTAAAATAAGCAGAATTGAGCCAGCGTCAAGTGTAGGTCTTTAATGCAAAGCCTATCATCTTATACAGTACCCGGGCGCCTACATTGGCATCCCAGCACTCGCCCCAGCTGTCCTTGGCTAAGTCTGATGGCACTGCGACTTCCACCAAATCCAGGCCGATGATTGTTTTCCCTGAGCTAGCTAAAATCTCCAGCAAGGTGACAAACTCGTCGAATCTGAGACCACCCGGTACCGGGGTTCCGGTGCTTGGGCAAAGGGTTGGATCCAGGCCATCTATATCAACCGATAAGTAAACTTTTTGCGGCAGGTGACTGATTATGTTTTCAAAAAAGGGCATGAGTTTGCCGCTCATCCGGGCGCGTCTCAGGTCCGGATCGAAAAAAGTTTGAACCCGGCCGCTGCTGCCGTCAATCAAATCCGCTTCTTCATCGCAATAATCGCGCACGCCGACTTGGATCAGACGCGCAACCTGGGGCACCTGTGTCACCACGTTATACATGATGGATGCGTGCGAATCGGCGAAATCGTTATAGCCCTGTCTAAGGTCTGCATGCGCATCAATGTGCAAAATACCGATGCTTTCATGATGTTCCGCGCAGGCACGAATGTTGCCCAAGGGCACACTGTGATCACCACCCAAGATCACCGGTGTCTGGCCTTTTGCCAAAATTCCTTTTGACCATTCATAAGTGAAAGCATTATTTTGAGCCGTAAGTTTATTAACAACTTCAGGATCTTTGCTGGCGGTAGCCTGCGCATTGCGCTTTAGCACGTCTTCTGGAATCGGCGCCATGTGAATCCCGGCCAAATAAGGCGAGCCGACATCGACGTCACGTAAATCGACCTGAACACTGGCCGCAAAAATAGCCGCCGGTCCATTGGCTGTCCCCGAGCGATAAGAGGTTGTAGCATCAAACGGCACTGGCAAAATCTGAAACCGTGCAGTCATTGGATCGCACGGCGCATCATAAATTTCGTGAGTCATCAAGCTTTCCTACCCCCCCTCTAAGCTGCTGGCAAGATCGAACCCTGCGGGTGTCCTTGGCTGATAGCCCGATGGCCTTTCCTAAAGCCCTCTAAGGCGTTAAGCTCTTGGATATGGTTTTAATCGCCCCTTCGATTTTGTCTGCTGATTGGTCTCGCTTGGCTGAAGAGGTGCGCGCGATCGATCACGCCGGTGCGGATTGGATCCATTTGGATGTGATGGACGGTCATTTTGTGCCGAATCTAACATTTGGCCCTAAAATGATCGGGACCATTCGAAAGCTTACGGGTAAATTTCTGGATGCGCATTTAATGATTACTCAACCGGAATTATGGATCGAGCGTTATGTCCAGGCTGGGGCGGATTCGATTACCATTCATGCGGAAGCTTGCGCGGATCTGCCGGGTGCGATTTCGATGATTAAGGCACTGGGAAAAAAGGCTGGTGTGGCGCTTCGGCCAGATACTTCCGAGACGATCTTGGAAGGCTTGTGGGATGACATTGATATGGTGTTGGTCATGACGGTGGAGCCGGGTTTTGGCGGGCAGTCTTTCATGCCTGGGCCGGTGGATAAAATCGGCCGGATTAAAGCCGTTTCGAAATGTTTGATTCAAGTTGACGGTGGTATTAATGCAACCACCGCGGACATTGTGAAAAAAGCCGGCGCGGATGTATTGGTGGCGGGCTCATATGTATTTGATAACGATTACGCTCAGGCGATCGCTACCTTAAAGGGCTTTGCATAAGCGCGCGGCAAAAAAAGCGTCGGCTTGATCTAGATGCGGCCAGAGCGTGATTTCGCCCAATTTACCTACCGTATGGGCTGGTAGCCAAGGCAGCGTTTTTCTTGGATCATCACGGGTAAATTCGGGATGCTTCGCCAAAAAAGCTGAGATTTGATCTCTGCCTTCTGAATGCAGTGGTGAGCAAACCGAGTAGACTAGAACGCCGCCGGGTTTAACTTTGCTCGCAGATGCTTCTAGTAGTTCGGCCTGAAGCGTGGCAAGCTCTTGGATATTTTCTTTTGTGCGCCAGAATTTAATTTCTGGGTGTCTTCTTAGAGTGCCATAACCCGAGCAAGGGGCGTCTAATAACACCGCATCGGCGGGATTGAGGTCGATGGTTCTAAAATCACCGGCTTTGGTTTCGATGTTTTTATCAACTAAGCTTAACCGAGACTCGCTCTGATCGACTGCGAGGACTTGGCCAGTATCGCCAACTGCTTCTTTTAAAATGCGAGACTTAGAACCCGGGGCAGCGCAGGCATCGATCACATAGGCACCCTTGGGTGGATTAACCAGTAGACCTGCGACTTGCGAGGCGGGGTCTTGGACCCAAGCTCCTGCGAGAGCTGCTCCAGGTACAAAGGGGTGGGTGCCTTGCTCGGGCGTTCTATACCAAGTTTGAGGC
This window harbors:
- the dnaK gene encoding molecular chaperone DnaK is translated as MGKIIGIDLGTTNSVVAIMEGGEPVVIANEEGARTTPSVVGYTKDGEILVGQSAKRQAITNPENTIFSAKRFIGHRFDESQGEIQKHPFNSVKTDNGGIGFKVQNGTVTPPEVSAKVLQKLKRAAEAYLGQEVTEAVITVPAYFNDSQRQATRDAGKIAGLDVKRIVNEPTAAALAYGMDKKSEEKIAVYDLGGGTFDISILEVGQNVVEVISTNGDTHLGGDDFDNVIIQYLNGEFKKDTGIDISKDKMVMQRLKEAAEKAKIELSSVKETEVSLPFLTADASGPKHLNIKMTRAKLDQLLEPLIQKTLEPLKKALADAKLKVSDIHEVVLVGGSTRSPRVQEVVKEFFGKEPNRSVNPDEVVALGAAVQAGVLAGDVKDMLLLDVTPLSLGIETLGGVTTVLIPRNTTIPTKKSEVFSTAADSQTSVEVHCLQGERDMARDNRTLGRFHLEGIPPAPRGMPQIEVTFDIDANGIVHVSAKDRATNKEQRITITSSSGLSDNEIDRMVKDAESHSEDDKKRRESIEERNKLDSMIYSVEKMVTENKEKLSAGVVEPVEKALAEAKTKLDSQSADELKAALTELTAASHKMAEELYKAGGPGAVAAEEPKPDDGSKVVEAEFEESN
- a CDS encoding agmatinase family protein → MTHEIYDAPCDPMTARFQILPVPFDATTSYRSGTANGPAAIFAASVQVDLRDVDVGSPYLAGIHMAPIPEDVLKRNAQATASKDPEVVNKLTAQNNAFTYEWSKGILAKGQTPVILGGDHSVPLGNIRACAEHHESIGILHIDAHADLRQGYNDFADSHASIMYNVVTQVPQVARLIQVGVRDYCDEEADLIDGSSGRVQTFFDPDLRRARMSGKLMPFFENIISHLPQKVYLSVDIDGLDPTLCPSTGTPVPGGLRFDEFVTLLEILASSGKTIIGLDLVEVAVPSDLAKDSWGECWDANVGARVLYKMIGFALKTYT
- the rpe gene encoding ribulose-phosphate 3-epimerase; the encoded protein is MVLIAPSILSADWSRLAEEVRAIDHAGADWIHLDVMDGHFVPNLTFGPKMIGTIRKLTGKFLDAHLMITQPELWIERYVQAGADSITIHAEACADLPGAISMIKALGKKAGVALRPDTSETILEGLWDDIDMVLVMTVEPGFGGQSFMPGPVDKIGRIKAVSKCLIQVDGGINATTADIVKKAGADVLVAGSYVFDNDYAQAIATLKGFA
- a CDS encoding transcription antitermination factor NusB, with the translated sequence MSTDPRKIAAQVIGHILEHKSFSKQVLSKALDNMPGRDDSNRDKGFCTELVYGTLRWLPVLEDSIMRAMNKPNPKLALDLKCHLLVAAYQLQHLSETIPAYAAVSAGVNLIKKKRPGMAGFANAILRNLGSSPHLTLKPTDSPAKMAKALGLPVFLIEALPEENRLEAAIAMNDRPQTWYRTPEQGTHPFVPGAALAGAWVQDPASQVAGLLVNPPKGAYVIDACAAPGSKSRILKEAVGDTGQVLAVDQSESRLSLVDKNIETKAGDFRTIDLNPADAVLLDAPCSGYGTLRRHPEIKFWRTKENIQELATLQAELLEASASKVKPGGVLVYSVCSPLHSEGRDQISAFLAKHPEFTRDDPRKTLPWLPAHTVGKLGEITLWPHLDQADAFFAARLCKAL